From Rhododendron vialii isolate Sample 1 chromosome 7a, ASM3025357v1:
TTCTTACTCTTTTCATCTCATGCAGAGGAtgcctatttataggcaaaaaagAACCGTGGAATTGAAACAAGAATTCAATGCTTGACCACCTTCTTCCACAGTTGGGCAATAGGTGGACAGACAAGCTCCATGAAAGGTGCTCCAGCTCTTGCAGCCAAAATCAAACTTGCTTCTGAAAGCCAAAAACCGGACTGGCCCTATGTTGATTGATAATTTCTCATTCAATCCTTAATGATTTTTTGTTCACTTCTTTTGTGGATTAATCCTCTAACAAAGGAGATGATAAATCCACTTGGACCCACCTCTCGAGGTGTCCGGGTCCCACTTAATTTTTGGCTCAAACTCACTCAAAATTGTGTGAACTTAACCCATTTTTTCCAACAGAAGATTATGTTGAATCCTTTTTGTTCTAGTTGGAGGGATAGAGCTTGGAAGGGGATTATGTGGCCTTGGCCCATGATCCGCCATTTCTATTTCTGCTTTCTCACTACAGTGCGagaaaacaatggaaaagagGAAGGGAAAAGGAATCACGAAAGAGATTGGTGACGTCGGAGGTCCTTTTCTTTCCCATTAAATAATTAAGGGTaatttggtaaaaaatcaatttataattcatttttatcacaTATTTATCTCTTGTTACAAAATATATTATGGGCATATTATTTAAGGGAATGatttcggtgtccccggtcattttggagacaccgtaacttttggcataacaaaatcattatgagcataactaaaatccattacaagcataacagaaccatagcaaagcTTAACTAAAACCATAGTAagacataacttgtttgttatgccctAGTCGGGTTTGGTTACgtcttgattgattttttgaatattccttgattatgtcttgtttgagttctgttatgcttgtaattagttttagttatactcataatggtaaagttatgccaaaaattacggtgtccccaaaatgaccggggataCTAAACACTCTACCAGATTTaaaaggatgatgctatggtgtccccgatCATTTTgtagacaccgtaatttttggcataactttaccattatgagtataactaaacccattacaagcataacaaaacctaaacaagacataaccaaggaatatccaaaaaaccaaccaatgcgtaaccaaacccaactaaagcataacaaacaagttttgccttgctatggttttggttatgctttgctatggttctgttatgcttgtaatggattttggttatactcataatagttttgttatgccaaaagttacggtatcTCTAAAATGACCGAAGACACCGAAATCATTCCCGATTTAAAATATATTCtaaccataattcaaaaagataaaaaattgaaaatgaaaagtcaaaaagtacgCTACGAAACACCCCTAAATACTGAGAAACTCATTTCTGGAAAATGAGCAAGCAGCCAAAAATACACATGATAAAGTTCATTCTTGAGATGGAGTCGCGAACTCTAGCCAACATGATAAGTGGGCTTGTGGAACTGACCTAGGATACTAGAGCTAAGACGGCTTCCAAGCCGGTCCCGTTTTTGTCTCCCCATGCCCCGTTCAATCCCATCCAATGTCAAACCCTATTTGTGTAAGCCCTGTTTTAAGTGAGTTATCGAAAATACCCAAAATCCTCTCCTCCCCCTGCGAAAATGATAGGCCAAACCAGATTCACCAACTGATTggagttcagagagagagagagagagagagagagagagagagatgaagccgTCGTCGGTAGATTTGTTCGCAGACCTAGAAGATCCTAACTCGACGATGGCCATGGACGTCGACACGGAGTTTTTTGGTGAAGGCCCACTCGTTTCCGACAAGAAGCTCGCCGACGCCGACTTCTTCAACTCCTTCGAAGACGACTAACCGAATGGGGAGATTTGAAGGAGGAACCGTCCACGACGTCGTCGCCGCTTCCACCTAGACTCAAAGCCATCAAGCCGGATTCGCCACCGGAAATCCCACCCTTGGACTGAAACAAAAACTCCTGCTGAAGCAACAACGACTTGGCAGCCGCCGCCGATCTGGTGTTGCCGGAGCTTCGCGGACTGATCGTGATCGAAATGGAAGTGATCGTCGGGCATGGAGGCGGAGAGGTCCCACGGGGACTTAGGGTTTGGTCCGGTGAGGTCGGGCGGCCAGGAGCATGAGGGGAGGGTGGAGGGCATCTGGTCGAGGAAGTTGTCGGGAGACGGCGTCGCTGGATCGAAGTGTTAAATCTGATTGTTGCTGTCGATCTGTTGTTGTTGAATGGATTGGAGAGACATTTGGGATTGTTTTAGCAAAAATGCTACAAACACAACAACTCCCACACAACAACTCACACAATCGCTGACGTCATGATGACGTCAGCATAAAACGACGCcgttttgatttaaaaaaaaaaaaaacacgcctGGTTCTCCTTACCTTTTCCCCTTCTCGTTCTCGTTCAAAATACAAACCAGTGGGAGGGGCTCCCACCACAACCTCAGTTCCTCCCCCATCGCCAACAACCGCCACCTGCCACCACCGGCTCCTACCACAACCCCAGCTGCTCCCCCATCGCCGGCAACCGCCACCAGAACCGGCTTCTGGCACCCCGACGCTGTCCCGGacaaaggtctctctctctctctctctctctctctccttgttttaGATAGATAGATTATCCCCACTATCTACTCCTCATCAATTAGGGGGTTTCAATTTGAGAAACCCTAAAGTGTTGTGCTgccgagaaaagaaaaaaacaaaaaacctaatttgaaaatttgagaaacccCTAATtcgaaaatatgagaaaccctaAATGGGAGTTGTTAACCCCAGAATAGTGGTTTAACGTGTCGGTAATCTTTGTTAATTGATACCATTTTGTCTTCTGGGTTCAACGATCAACCTCTTGCCCCTTTTGCTGGAATAGTGAATCTCGGAATTGGAGATACGACCGTCAGTTATCTAGTTGCTATGTATCATGTTTACATTGTGGTGGCATTGCAATCTTTATTAAACTTAAAATAGGGTGGAATTCAGTTTTAATTGTCTCAAACGCTTGAGCATCGCACGTTGATGTTCCAAGTCAGTTTAGCATGGCTTATTGTTGTATGGAGGACGGGATAATGGTTGGAAGCACACTGTGCACCTCTGTTGCTCACTATACATGTGTAGCCTTCATGGAGAAGAGAATTTTTGTGACAGTAACTATAGGCTTCTAATCTCCATCTATAATATGAGGCCCCTCGTAGTGACACCGTAGCGGAATTTCTCATGGAATTCAATGTCTTCTTGTTGTACATGTTTTCCACATTCTGCGGTTTCTGCTTATTCTGCTTGAATGCTGCCACACTGCACGTATAGATGAATAACAGCTTGGCGCCTTTACTAAATATACCCATCTAAAGCAAAGTGAAATGTGTGCGGCCATGGAAACGAGAACTCGTCAAAATTTTCTAGTTTTACTGTCAGTTAGCAAGAGATTGATGAGAGGAACTATTTCTGTCAATGCTGCAATTAGTTATTTACACCTTGAACATGTGCACTTCTATGCCGAAAGCTGATTAGGGAAAGCTGAATCGTTGTTCTTAAGTGCTGAAAGTCAAACTAATATGCTGAATTATGTGCTTAGATGGTAGAAATTATGTTTGTGTAAGCTGGAAATTATAATTGGAAGCTAAAAACTGAAGTTTATATGCTGAAACTCATACTTAAGTGCTGGAAATTGCTATATGGTGCTGAATCTATCTTTTTAGAGCACTGGAGCGACTGGTTTGGTGCGGAATTACGGTATAGATGCAGGAAATTATGTCTACAAACTGAAATTAGGTGACTTTTGCACAAGACTATGTCCAATAAGTTGAATTTGATAAACGGTGAGTTGGAAGTGCTCTTTTTATGTGGTGGAACTTTGTCTAAATGCTGAAATCTATATTTGACTgccaaaaatttgcatttgaaGTGCACTAGTTCATGTTTGGTACATTTGGGTGATGGCTAGAAACAAAACTATGAATAGAATTTAATTGAGTACATGGTTATGGTTTTATTCTTATTGATCATTGTTATTCTTAGGTTATGGTTGGAAGATTGGGAGGGCAAGGCAGCTTGATTACATATGGCTGCGAACTTAAAAGCAAAAGAACGGGAGAGCTTACAAGATTTATGGGCTAGAACTATGGGACCAATAGCTTTGCAAAGACTAGTGGAGACTCGAAAAGGCAGTGAAAGAGATTGAAGCTATTCAAGTGAATCGAAGGCCAAGAAAAATGATcaatttgttgtagtttggAATATTACTATGTACTAAGCTTTGTAATATCAAGTTGTAGTATTGCAAAACCTAACTTCGTATGTAATTGATAATTGTGATGAGAATGGCCCGGCGTGGGTTTGAAATTTATTGTATTATGGTTTTCGTTGTGAAATGATAATTTGGCAATAGATTTTGGCTATGAATATAGCTTGTGATTGTTGATTTACAATGAGAAAGGTCCGACGTGGACTTGTGCATAACCTCGTTTGGTTTCTATTGTTGTTATGGCTGTACTGATTGAGACGTGAGACGTCGGGTTAGGACCAAAAAACAAGGGAGACTATGCCgaaatttttccaaaaccaaatacGGTAGTATAATTCTAGTATTAATATTGGTGACTGAATTCACCTCAAAATTTAGtactattttgcttttattctAACCTATCGATAAAACCTTGAACTGACCAAatcattctcaaaaaaaaaaaaaactttcaaaatcttatcTGAATCTTATCTGATGGAACTATGAATTTAACAAGCAATCAGGTCATTACAGAAGCATAATGAAAGTAAATAAATGGTgcaattttatgaacaaaagtaGAATGCGTCTCATTAAAGATGTCAACTTCAAACAGAATTTTCCAAACCATCTACCTTATAAAAGGTCATTACAAGATCAACAAACAATCAGGTCTTTCAAGGATACAAAAGGGGACACTGGACACATGACACGATATGGACAGCTTTCAAGGACACAAAAAGGGACACAGGACACGATATGGATACGATATAAAACAATACAAGCAAGTGAACTACTCTTCGACATTATCCGATGCATTCATCATTTGCGTATAACTTTGTTGTCCTTCGCATCCTTGCCATTGACTTTCCAGCATACTTTGTTGTGGTCCTCCCCAATATTGACCTTGAGCTTCCAAAATACCTGATTGTCCTCCTCCCCAACCTTGACTACCCACAATAGTTAATTGACCCATCCAAACTTGACCATTTAATAAGCTTTGGTTCAAGCTTGTTCCGGTGGGGCATAAAGTTGGGGAAAATGGAAAGATGCTTCCGCCTTGTGTCATATTTGGTCGCATAGGATGTGGCATCATGTTTGGCTACATTGAGTGTCCCATGTAGCTTGGGTGGCCCTGCCCattaaaacaaaagaattttgaataACAATTATATGACACATGAAATTAtgcaattaaaaataaaatttcttacaTTTACATTTACAATACTCTCTTGTGTCCCGATATGGTGGCTAACCGCAAGCTCTTCAACCTCATGAAATTAGCAAATGATATAACTATTACACATTCATCGAACAAATCTATATGTCCATATTAACTAGTAAGCAACAAATCGTAAGAAACTTATACCTTGGATTTTTCATTGGATAATGCCTTCTTGGATGTTTGTCTTTTCTTCTTAACAGCTTTTTCCACAGCACCGATCTTTCTTTTGCACGGCGGTCTCCCTTTTCGTCGAAGACCTTCCGAGTCAAGTATGTTCGTGCTCTGTTTAGGAGGTATAACTCCATCTCCAAGTGAAAAAGAACTTTTACGAGTACCAGTGTCATCACCAAGTGAAACCATATTACTTTCACAAACAACCGAAGCTTCCATCAACTCTCGTTTTAGCTCGTGTACCCGTTTCATCACCATATCATACTTTTCTTGAGATTCTTCCGCTAAATCAGCAACTTCATTAAAGATATTGCACATGTTGTCATGCCGACGTGCTTCAATTGACGTTGACAACTTATCGTAACAGATTCAAACTTTTGTGTGGaccattttcacatttttacaCCATCTTCTCAACACATACTTGTCAGGCACTCTTTTAATTCCCTTTTGATGCCACACAAATAGTTGATGTTTACATACCATTCCTCTAGACTCGAACAATCGACAATTACAATGTGTTTCATTGGTTTCAGCATTGAAATCAACAGTAAATGCCACTTGaatcctctttttctcttctccttcgcCATATGTAACCCACTCATTTATCTCATGTTCAGACACGATACCATCAACTTTTGCCGACTTATCACAAATATAAtgaattttatcaaaaaattgtttctgAAACTCCTTAACCTTTGCATGCGTATAAACACTTTGAAATTGTTTTTCCAACTCATCTTCAGTCATTAACGGGATGAAAGTGTTCCAACTTTTCACATCTGCTTGATTTTCACTTTCTACCTTATTCTCCAATGCATTTTCATATTGTCCTACAAATTGTTTCAGGGTCGTCTTTGAATGAACGTAACCATCAAAATACGCATTTATATTCTCGCTTCTTTGTATGGATGACATCCCCGCCCAAAACACATCGTTCAAATAAGCAGGCACCCACCGTTTCCTTTCCAAATACAACCCCTCTAACCATGTGTTACTTTGAAGTTCGTACTTCTTGATGAACATatcccaagcatcctcaaaTTGTTTTATGGTCAATGAAGCATAAACTGCCCTACGCATACACCAACTAATATTCTCATACGCGTTGCACCCATTCAACTTTTCTGGAATCTTTTTCATAATATGCCATATGCACCACCGATGTCGGGTGTTTGGGAATATATCTTCTATAGCATTCTTCATGGCCATACATTAGTCAGTAATAATTACTTTCGGAGCACAACCCCACATACATGTCTTCCAAGTCTGAAATAACTACGAAAATGACTCTGTATCTTCGTGAAAGATGAGCCCGCATCCCAATAAAACAGACTGGCCATGATGATTCACGCCTACAAACGGAGCAAAAGGCATGTCATGCCTGTTTACCAAGTAAGTTATGTCAAATGTCACAACATCACCGAACTCCTTACAAGCTGCCCTACTCCTTACATCCGCCCAAAATACATTCCTTAGTCGACCCTCATCATCCAAGtccattgcaaaaaaaaagtcaGAATTGTCGGCTTTCATCTTCATGAAATAATTATGCATCGCCTGAGCATCTCCTTCCACAAGTAATGAACGACGCACTTTATCCACATGATTTCGGCAATCTTTCTGGATATATGGAAGCTTACCAGGTCCCCCAGCTTCAATCTGAAGTGAGGTATAAGTCTGGTTAAGATTGATCTCAACTTTATCATTCAATTCAAGTTTTCTTTTCACTTGTTCATCGAGTACCCTATTGCTCCTCAAATACCTTGCCTTTCCCGGACTCTGGTCATGATTGTGAACTAAAGCAACCCGGTTTAACCTCCACTTTTCATTCGGCTGCAACACAACGGTAATATGAGATTGACAATCAATTTTTGATTGTGGCCGTGGTTTGACCGGGTTGCTTGATGTCACTCTTGCCTTTCCAGCACGACTACAAGCTAGAGTTACATCCTTCAACTGTCCATCTTTTCCCTTTCTCGATGTTCTTTTTGCCACAACAAACCCTTTTTCTTTAGCATATCTTGAGTAGTATGAATAAGCTTCCTCTGATGTGTCAAAGGTCATTCCCTCTTTcggttcttcaactccatcttcaCAATTTTCTGTTGCCTCCTTCGTAGCTCCGCTTGTATCTATTTCACCACACTTTTTGATTGAAGGACTACTCCATACCTCTTGGTCGTCTTCACGGTCTCTACTCCATACCTCTTGTTCGTCTTCACGGTCTTCACTCCatacctcttcttcttctacacACTCGTTGTTTGGAGGCATTGCCGATGGAACAGAATCCGACGACATCATCtattggttaaaaaaaatgagacaatTATATAGAGATATAATCAACTTACAATGCAATGACTAGAGTGAACAACAATATAAGATACAAAAAGACTATGCCGAAATTTTGTTTACAATATAACATTATTCGCAATTGCAAATCAATTTGAACATGTATGTAGtcgaaaattttaagttttattAACTAACATTGCGTCTATTTGATACGGggcaaaaaaatacacaaaagtattttttttgtcccgtACATTAAATGTACACAACGCTATTATTTGCAGAAGATATATGTTGTGCCCATACACATACTTTTGCTTTAAATAGTCCTTTCAATATCCTAAACCGAAACCACTTATACTAACATCAAAACAATCAGGCCTACAGAAATCCCAAACATACTAAAATAAGTCTGTAACATAAAGAAACCACATAAGGTTCAGTATTTCATTAAATGGAACCAGGGTTCAAGCAAATCAGACCCTTTTATCCTCCTCTATAGAAACTGAGCATCCAACTCCCctattcccaaaaaaaaaggttttacaTTTTAATCTCATTAGttcccccaaaaaaaagaaaagcaattgACCCTTTCTGTGAACAACCAACAGGGGAAGGCCTTGTCACTAGGCTAGATGGCTATTTTGAAGAACAAATTGGGACACTAGGAATTGGACTAATCATCTCAATCTGAACGTAAATGAAGTCTTATTTCATCATCATGATTTCCATCTTGGTTCACTAGTACgcccttttttttgttcattagCAACAAATTTAGGGTACTAATTGaaataaggagagagagagagaaaccttcgCTGTGGGTGTAACAATGGTGGAGTTCTCAGAAATCGGTGGTGGGGGCGGTCGCCGGAGGTGGGGGAGCTCTGAGGTTGGGTTGTGGTGGTCGCCGGTGGTCGTGGGAAGAGTACTGTGGtccgtggtggtggtggtgggagcccCCTCTAAAATTCTGAATGCTTTTGACTGTCAAAAATGGAGGGAACGAGAAGGGGAAAGGGAAAAGGGTTCAGTTCGCGAcctggtgtttttttttttttttttaaatcaaaacgGCATCGTTTTATGCTGACGTCATCATGACTTCAGCGGTTGTGTGAGTTGTTGTGTGGAAGTTGTTGTGTTTATagcatttttgttgttttaggaCTGATTTCGGGGCTTGCATTTCTCTGCTGCAAGGCTGCATAACTTTCCTACGCAAATCAGAACATGTTTTCAAATCTCCCCAttcttggggtgtgaattctcacCCCTTTCTGGTTGAGAATAATTCACACCAAGATTTCACAAAGATTTCACACCCATAATTTACACCAAAAATTTCacaaagaattcacacccataaTTTACACCAAGAATTTCAAGAATTTTGTAAAaaggcaaaatagtaaaagtacCTTTAATCAATGCCTAGATGGGATAATAACACTTACAAAAGGGAGTCCGcattgaacccaaaaaaaaaaagaaggaccGGCCATGAATTTCTCAAGACGAAAAAGACACCGAAAATCtgaacttttgaaaaagaatgttAGCCCAAACAACTTGTCTTCTATGTACTTAAAGACAACTTTTCCAAAAATGATTCAGAAAAACCCTAAATAATTTAGAAAAATCCTAAAATGTTTGTCCAAAGGTAACCTAAAAATAGTATAGACTCACAAGAGAATTGTATCTgaattctttcaaaataagtCCCACAATGTGATGAATAAAGTGTCACATATCCGCACACAACCTTCAAAAATCTTTGTGGCACATTGCTATGAGTTTTTTGACTCACTTTATGAGTTTTTGTGGcttacattttttaatttttgtggttgtttatatgaatttttgtgtGGTGTTCATATGCATTTTTGTGGTGTTGTAAATGTATTTGGGTGTTGTATGCGAATTTTGTGGATAAAAAAGACGGCTCAAAGttatgagattttgtggtgTTGTTTATGAGATCTTTTTGGTAATCAATTATTGTATGAGATTTTGTGGTAattcaacataaaaaaaattaggtaatCAATTATGAGATTTTGTGACTCAAAATACTAGTTGCTTACCGTGTGACATTTTTGGGGGAGTTTACCTTAGACAAACTAGAAACACCAGTCGGTGGTGTCGTATAATTACTTCAATTGTGCGAATTCATTTTACGACATAAAGATTAGCTAACAATATTGATTATCatcttgtttttcataaacaTAGAAACCAAAAATGAACTTCTCAAAAAGGAAATTTCATTGTACCTATAAGATTATCTCACAAAATAGCACAGCTGGAACttgtaattttaatttcttccCGAGTTTTCATAGTGCAAAactagattttgaaaatgaaagataattGAGCTCTTCTTGGGCTCCACTTGATAAATTCAGAGGGCTCGTTTGACTTTTTAAAGCCGAAGTTGACGtgaaatatttctttttctttggtttttttgggAACCCAAGGGTTCACTTGAGTCCTGTAGCCCCTGAATACAATGTACAAGTACAGCCATCCCAGTTTCGGGATCACATTTCCAAGAGCAAGGAGGATGGGGTCTGGGGGTGAAGAAAATGATGCAACAAAACTTGGCTTTACTGgcaaagtggtggtggaggtttcaCGAGGACAATGACTCACTTTGGGTGAAAGTTATAAAGGGAAAATACATATTGGATCAAGGAACCTGGCTGCCACAACTACTGGAATCAGGACAAGTAACGAATATTTGGAAGGACATTTGTTGCATTGGAAATCTCAGTTCGTGTATTGGACCATTAATACAGAAGGGCTTCAGGATCCATGTCCATTCCGGTCAGGACGTCGTGTTTTGGAACAACATTTGGTTGGGGGATCAAACTATTCGTGAAGCCTACCCAAGACTCTACCTTCTCTCCTCACAAAAAAATGATGTGGTCAGTATCGTGAGAAATGGAAATGGCCATGGCAATTGGAATATGCAATTTCGGAGATTATTACGTCACTGGGAGGAGGACGAGAGGGAGGAATTAATTCAAAGACTCCAAACTGTGACGCTGGACCCAACAAAACCAGATTCTTTGTATTGGAAGTGGGAGTATAGCAGGCGTTTTTCAGTGAAATCAGTTTATGAGCAATGGGAACGGCAGAACTCTTCAAGAGACCCGGTACTTGGGTTGGTTTGGAAGATTCTTAGCCCTCCTAAAGTGGAAGTATTCTCATGGTTGGCAATTCAATATAGGGTGGCTACAAGATCAGTGCTTCACAGCAGAAATCTGATTTTGGATCCACACTTGTTGCTCTGCCCCTTTTGTTCTGAGTTGAAACTCC
This genomic window contains:
- the LOC131332647 gene encoding allergen Asp f 7 homolog, which gives rise to MEAERSHGDLGFGPVRSGGQEHEGRVEGIWSRKLSGDGVAGSNIKRRRFDLKKKKTRLVLLTFSPSRSRSKYKPVGGAPTTTSVPPPSPTTATCHHRLLPQPQLLPHRRQPPPEPASGTPTLSRTKVMVGRLGGQGSLITYGCELKSKRTGELTRFMG
- the LOC131332648 gene encoding protein FAR1-RELATED SEQUENCE 5-like, which gives rise to MAMKNAIEDIFPNTRHRWCIWHIMKKIPEKLNGCNAYENISWCMRRAVYASLTIKQFEDAWDMFIKKYELQSNTWLEGLYLERKRWVPAYLNDVFWAGMSSIQRSENINAYFDGYVHSKTTLKQFVGQYENALENKVESENQADVKSWNTFIPLMTEDELEKQFQSVYTHAKVKEFQKQFFDKIHYICDKSAKVDGIVSEHEINEWVTYGEGEEKKRIQVAFTVDFNAETNETHCNCRLFESRGMVCKHQLFVWHQKGIKRVPDKYVLRRWCKNVKMVHTKV
- the LOC131332649 gene encoding protein FAR-RED IMPAIRED RESPONSE 1-like; translated protein: MASKAFRILEGAPTTTTTDHSTLPTTTGDHHNPTSELPHLRRPPPPPISENSTIVTPTAKMMSSDSVPSAMPPNNECVEEEEVWSEDREDEQEVWSRDREDDQEVWSSPSIKKCGEIDTSGATKEATENCEDGVEEPKEGMTFDTSEEAYSYYSRYAKEKGFVVAKRTSRKGKDGQLKDVTLACSRAGKARVTSSNPVKPRPQSKIDCQSHITVVLQPNEKWRLNRVALVHNHDQSPGKARYLRSNRVLDEQVKRKLELNDKVEINLNQTYTSLQIEAGGPGKLPYIQKDCRNHVDKVRRSLLVEGDAQAMHNYFMKMKADNSDFFFAMDLDDEGRLRNVFWADVRSRAACKEFGDVVTFDITYLVNRHDMPFAPFVGVNHHGQSVLLGCGLIFHEDTESFS